A DNA window from Schistocerca americana isolate TAMUIC-IGC-003095 chromosome 4, iqSchAmer2.1, whole genome shotgun sequence contains the following coding sequences:
- the LOC124613128 gene encoding LOW QUALITY PROTEIN: SPRY domain-containing protein 7-like (The sequence of the model RefSeq protein was modified relative to this genomic sequence to represent the inferred CDS: substituted 1 base at 1 genomic stop codon): MAIVFCCVKNCFDGMGFSATPALRRETNPITLDTNHIGHEVVIVKNGLRICGSGGATTNAPLVQSKSYFEVKIQQSGVWGVGLATLNTDLNRSPGGMDAGSWVFCXDGVFRHNNTEIQKALEHANEGDILGVSYDHVELNFYLNGKNMDSPVTGVKGHVFPVLFVDDGAILDIVLDNFNYPPPQGFEKIMLEQSLL; encoded by the coding sequence ATGGCGATTGTGTTCTGCTGTGTGAAAAACTGTTTTGATGGGATGGGATTTTCAGCAACACCAGCGCTTAGGCGAGAAACTAATCCCATCACACTAGATACTAATCACATTGGTCATGAAGTTGTGATTGTAAAAAACGGATTGCGAATATGCGGCAGTGGCGGTGCTACCACAAATGCACCACTAGTACAGAGCAAATCCTACTTTGAAGTGAAAATTCAGCAGTCTGGTGTATGGGGAGTAGGGTTGGCAACTCTCAACACTGACTTAAACAGGTCACCTGGAGGAATGGATGCAGGATCATGGGTATTTTGTTAGGATGGAGTATTCAGACATAACAACACTGAAATACAAAAAGCTCTGGAGCATGCGAATGAAGGTGATATTCTGGGTGTCTCGTATGATCATGTGGAACTCAACTTTTATCTGAATGGAAAAAATATGGACAGTCCTGTAACAGGGGTCAAAGGACATGTTTTTCCAGTATTATTTGTTGACGATGGTGCCATTTTAGACATCGTGTTGGACAACTTCAATTATCCGCCGCCTCAAGGTTTTGAAAAAATTATGTTGGAGCAGTCCTTACTTTAG